One genomic segment of Planctomycetaceae bacterium includes these proteins:
- a CDS encoding CRTAC1 family protein, translated as MARVFRAFSLALLWAVFSIGCDNSTTEPVTTSGDANGAAGQTHGTSPGESSAQPATSMRFAEMTADSGVVFTYHNGQEAGNFSIPESLGGGIAVIDADADGREDLLFPGGGQIDAELKTSGLPCGLFRNRGAGRFEDCSAQSGAGVAKFYSHGGAAADFDGDGFRDVLVTGYGGLQLLHNLGDGTFQEIAAPSGLTDSLWSSSAAWGDINGDGAPDVYICHYVDWSKENHPYCQGPTEGQREICPPRDFTGLPDTLYFSDGSGGFTDESRAMNLQTDGKGLGVVVADVNGDRLLDVYVTNDTVPNTLYHSTPEHTLTDDSLLSGSSLSDRGVPDGSMGVELMDYNRDGLFDLWVTNYERETSALYENHDNMLFRHSSQRLGVNAVGALYVGWGTCAMDADLDGDEDLFVSNGHVIRFPRSNSLKQTPLMFENLSGTRLVNVAQAIGGFFAETHMGRGAVAFDFDDDGDPDLAVSHNNDPASIVQNTSDTKHGWLKIGLIGTRGAREAIGTVVRVTSTDSDGKQITQSRQWKGGGSYGSTGSRWMHFGLGTAKTADQVQIEWPGGNDQTYEAVAANASWQAVEGRNALVPAIR; from the coding sequence ATGGCTAGAGTATTTCGGGCATTTTCGCTTGCCCTTCTGTGGGCGGTGTTCAGCATCGGCTGCGACAATTCGACAACGGAGCCGGTTACGACGTCCGGTGACGCGAACGGCGCAGCGGGCCAGACGCACGGAACGTCCCCCGGCGAATCCTCCGCGCAGCCGGCGACCAGCATGCGGTTTGCCGAAATGACTGCCGACAGCGGTGTGGTCTTCACCTACCACAACGGTCAGGAGGCCGGGAATTTTTCGATTCCCGAATCACTGGGCGGCGGCATCGCTGTCATCGATGCCGATGCCGACGGACGAGAAGATCTTCTGTTTCCCGGCGGCGGACAGATCGACGCGGAACTGAAGACGTCCGGTCTGCCGTGCGGATTGTTTCGCAATCGCGGTGCTGGACGATTCGAAGATTGTTCGGCACAGTCGGGAGCCGGAGTCGCGAAGTTTTATAGTCACGGCGGTGCCGCCGCGGATTTCGACGGCGACGGATTTCGCGACGTTCTGGTCACCGGTTATGGCGGCCTGCAACTGCTGCACAACCTGGGCGATGGAACGTTTCAGGAGATCGCCGCGCCGTCCGGCCTGACCGATTCTCTGTGGAGCAGCAGCGCGGCGTGGGGCGACATCAACGGCGACGGAGCTCCCGATGTTTACATCTGTCACTACGTCGACTGGTCGAAGGAGAATCACCCGTATTGTCAGGGACCGACGGAAGGTCAGCGGGAAATCTGTCCGCCGCGTGACTTCACCGGTCTGCCCGACACGCTGTACTTCAGCGACGGCAGTGGCGGCTTTACCGACGAATCGCGGGCGATGAATCTGCAGACCGACGGCAAGGGCCTGGGCGTTGTCGTCGCCGACGTGAACGGCGACCGGCTGCTGGACGTCTACGTCACGAACGACACGGTTCCAAACACGCTGTATCACTCCACGCCGGAACACACGCTGACCGACGATTCGCTGCTCAGCGGTTCCAGCCTCAGCGATCGCGGCGTTCCCGACGGCAGCATGGGAGTGGAATTGATGGACTACAACCGGGACGGCCTGTTCGATCTGTGGGTTACGAACTACGAACGCGAAACCAGCGCTTTGTATGAGAACCACGACAACATGCTGTTCCGACATTCCAGCCAGCGACTGGGAGTCAACGCCGTGGGCGCATTGTACGTCGGCTGGGGCACGTGCGCGATGGATGCGGATCTGGATGGAGACGAGGACCTGTTTGTTTCCAACGGCCACGTGATTCGTTTTCCCAGAAGCAACTCTCTGAAACAAACCCCGCTGATGTTTGAAAATCTTTCCGGAACGCGGCTGGTCAATGTCGCGCAGGCCATCGGAGGATTCTTTGCGGAAACTCACATGGGGCGAGGCGCGGTCGCTTTCGACTTTGATGACGACGGGGATCCGGATCTGGCTGTCTCACACAACAACGATCCGGCTTCCATCGTTCAAAATACGAGCGACACGAAGCACGGCTGGCTGAAAATCGGACTGATCGGGACCCGGGGAGCTCGCGAGGCAATCGGCACCGTGGTTCGCGTGACATCCACTGACAGCGACGGAAAGCAGATCACGCAGTCCAGACAGTGGAAGGGAGGCGGCAGCTATGGTTCCACGGGAAGCCGCTGGATGCACTTCGGTCTGGGGACCGCCAAAACGGCTGATCAGGTTCAGATTGAATGGCCGGGCGGCAACGATCAGACGTACGAGGCCGTCGCCGCAAACGCGTCATGGCAAGCGGTGGAAGGCCGGAACGCTCTGGTACCGGCGATTCGTTGA
- a CDS encoding serine/threonine-protein kinase — translation MAPTARELTRLLTETGLLTSEDVLRCRQQSGLTDDDISGQSLLELLVRGELLTRFQARTVFGGRAQDLVLGNYVVLDKLGEGGMGQVFRARHRRMKREVALKVLTPQYVRSATALRRFHREVEAAARLNHPNIVTAYDADESNGIHFLAMECVSGTDLESIVADGGSLPTVTAVGYAIQAARGLAYAHAQGVVHRDIKPSNLLLDLAGTVKILDMGLARLDDSAASTSATVADLTSPGVLMGTVDFLSPEQAMDAQSADYRSDIYALGCTLYFLVSGTAMYESDGVMQRVMAHQTAPIPLLPGADSELQRLFERMVAKNPDDRIGPAQNLVDALEAWLAEHTNSVAAADLAGPPSRATADDAPDSTRSPLAPAGTSPTTGTRATAASDTLWQVAPNEVAEFSAASPASGQASRRRTDRRATAGRPDSKPSTGGKPGNRSHWRVLVGGGLIALVLMGGWLVRSRPASGPNDVSVSADTSVMPVDRDMATKAPAIAAASAIASDSPEAVVELPDAEIAPNPEVAEKVPPDSGRDDGSAIAGAAEYSAAQPVRNVSHPAVPNERGATSVDESQIGTLASVDLRMHPRPDSLPKFSARIRPGEPFGDFAAVSRPARVNDVLTWSIEPLLHRSGYRSIDVRSDGLIATGGDDNAIRLWTAEFQLVKVLAGHESAICSVQFSPDGRTLASASPGPRAALNVWHVDSGQLLKTFDVDNWPGRVAWLPDGTLLIHAAGTVVELLDPQTADRRHSAEGAAGTFIGVSPDSRRFVLGGKRTARVFDANSLQLLTTIDMDGDCSVDWSPDGRWIAAADDSGTVVLDTRSFQERHRLDVKGLVSFSPDSTSLAVANGTSCTAFNTLDWSQCFEVPSGRRATDVAWTPDSRQILMPNARVDSQTGQALPMLPQSSTRPVVTAVADDGSRVATLTSNRLRVFDGQTGAMLNETEFQHQECSQLLWQPGGGLLLRLCTDGSDSADRISVIDADSGKVKHRFLQDAGRIWRACWSPDGKSIASVGDDGVCRIRDVESGTEQHALLHNDPLWWVQWSDDSAKIACGSAFGGISVWNAENGKRLQEFKTLSAPMQPPRVQRASDGPFCFLKDSNQILYLAGMTGFELLDVRTGQISPAGQAEMDCGERLSAGWSPDFSVLGVYGSYGEFHLRAVGQNVTSAIRFFHTPHWLADSRRLLGGDNDGAWVSGYDFRRNRRLGTLLAELPDNAWAMVSPEGDFVSSDNFDDHVAVVALLRDGRQLTLSLDEFQGQFGWTSRPEKVRFLK, via the coding sequence ATGGCTCCGACCGCCAGAGAACTCACCAGGCTGCTGACAGAAACCGGGCTTCTGACTTCCGAAGACGTTCTGCGATGTCGCCAGCAATCAGGACTGACCGACGATGACATTTCCGGTCAGTCGCTGCTGGAACTGCTGGTCCGGGGTGAATTGCTGACCAGGTTTCAGGCCAGGACGGTTTTCGGTGGCAGGGCACAGGACCTGGTTCTCGGAAACTATGTCGTGCTGGACAAGCTGGGTGAAGGCGGCATGGGCCAGGTCTTCCGGGCTCGCCACCGGCGAATGAAGCGGGAGGTCGCATTGAAGGTGCTGACCCCGCAGTATGTTCGCAGTGCGACGGCTCTGCGCCGGTTTCATCGCGAAGTCGAAGCGGCCGCGCGGCTGAATCATCCGAATATCGTGACCGCCTACGATGCCGATGAATCAAACGGCATACACTTTCTGGCGATGGAATGTGTCAGCGGCACGGATCTGGAATCGATCGTCGCGGACGGGGGTTCATTGCCGACGGTCACGGCTGTGGGCTACGCCATTCAGGCCGCGCGCGGGCTCGCATACGCTCATGCGCAGGGCGTGGTTCATCGAGACATCAAGCCCTCCAATCTGCTGCTCGACCTCGCAGGCACCGTGAAGATCCTGGACATGGGACTGGCAAGGCTGGACGATTCCGCGGCGTCCACCAGCGCCACAGTGGCTGACCTGACGAGCCCCGGTGTCCTGATGGGAACGGTCGATTTTCTGTCGCCGGAGCAGGCCATGGACGCACAGTCGGCAGACTATCGCAGTGACATTTATGCGCTGGGCTGCACGCTGTATTTTCTGGTGTCCGGCACTGCAATGTACGAATCGGACGGCGTCATGCAGCGAGTGATGGCGCACCAGACGGCACCCATCCCACTGTTGCCCGGCGCGGATTCCGAACTGCAGCGGCTGTTCGAAAGGATGGTCGCCAAGAATCCGGACGATCGCATCGGACCGGCGCAGAACCTGGTCGACGCACTGGAAGCGTGGCTGGCGGAACACACGAACTCCGTTGCTGCCGCCGACCTGGCCGGGCCGCCGTCACGTGCGACTGCCGACGACGCACCCGACTCAACCCGATCGCCGTTGGCGCCGGCAGGTACTTCACCGACGACAGGCACCCGCGCGACGGCAGCCTCAGATACGCTGTGGCAAGTGGCGCCGAACGAAGTTGCGGAATTCAGCGCGGCCTCGCCGGCTTCCGGTCAGGCATCCCGCCGCAGAACGGATCGCCGTGCAACCGCCGGACGACCTGATTCGAAGCCAAGCACCGGCGGCAAACCGGGCAACCGAAGTCATTGGCGCGTGTTGGTCGGCGGCGGACTGATCGCGCTGGTTTTGATGGGCGGATGGTTGGTTCGATCCCGCCCGGCCAGCGGCCCAAATGACGTGTCCGTCAGCGCCGATACGTCTGTCATGCCAGTCGACCGCGACATGGCGACCAAAGCACCTGCGATCGCCGCCGCAAGCGCCATCGCGAGCGATTCGCCGGAAGCTGTCGTGGAACTACCGGACGCCGAGATTGCTCCGAATCCGGAGGTCGCCGAGAAGGTTCCGCCGGACTCTGGTCGCGATGACGGCAGCGCGATTGCCGGAGCCGCCGAGTATTCCGCGGCGCAGCCCGTTCGGAACGTTTCACATCCGGCAGTTCCGAACGAACGGGGAGCAACGTCGGTTGATGAATCGCAAATCGGCACACTTGCATCAGTCGATCTTCGCATGCATCCGAGGCCCGATTCCCTGCCCAAATTCAGTGCGAGAATTCGACCCGGCGAGCCGTTTGGCGATTTCGCGGCCGTCAGTCGGCCCGCCAGAGTCAATGATGTTCTGACGTGGTCAATCGAGCCGTTGCTGCATCGAAGCGGCTACCGGTCGATCGATGTTCGAAGTGACGGATTGATCGCCACCGGCGGCGACGACAACGCCATACGTCTGTGGACTGCGGAATTCCAGCTTGTCAAAGTGCTTGCCGGACACGAAAGCGCGATCTGTTCGGTACAGTTTTCACCGGATGGCCGGACGCTTGCTTCGGCCTCGCCGGGGCCGCGAGCAGCGCTTAACGTCTGGCATGTCGACAGCGGTCAACTGCTGAAGACATTTGATGTCGACAACTGGCCGGGTCGCGTCGCGTGGTTGCCCGACGGAACACTGCTGATCCATGCCGCGGGCACGGTGGTTGAGTTACTGGATCCGCAAACCGCCGACCGTCGCCATTCCGCGGAAGGCGCAGCAGGCACGTTCATCGGTGTTTCGCCCGACAGCAGACGGTTCGTCCTCGGTGGCAAACGGACCGCCAGAGTCTTTGATGCCAATTCTCTGCAGCTATTGACGACCATCGACATGGACGGCGACTGTTCCGTTGACTGGTCACCCGACGGTCGCTGGATCGCTGCCGCGGACGATTCCGGCACCGTCGTCCTGGACACGCGGTCGTTTCAGGAACGGCACCGATTGGACGTCAAAGGTCTGGTGTCGTTCTCTCCCGACAGCACGTCGCTGGCTGTCGCCAATGGCACTTCCTGCACGGCATTCAACACTCTGGACTGGTCACAGTGCTTCGAAGTCCCGTCAGGCCGGCGTGCAACGGACGTCGCATGGACACCGGACAGCAGACAGATTCTGATGCCGAACGCACGTGTCGACAGCCAGACCGGGCAGGCTCTGCCGATGTTGCCGCAATCGTCAACACGACCGGTTGTGACTGCCGTTGCCGACGACGGCAGTCGTGTCGCCACACTGACTTCGAACCGGCTGCGCGTCTTTGACGGGCAGACCGGCGCGATGCTGAACGAAACCGAATTTCAGCACCAGGAATGCTCGCAGCTTCTCTGGCAGCCGGGTGGCGGGCTGCTTCTGCGTCTCTGCACGGACGGCTCCGACAGTGCCGACCGAATCAGCGTGATCGATGCGGATTCCGGCAAAGTCAAACACCGATTTCTGCAGGATGCGGGACGAATCTGGCGAGCCTGCTGGTCTCCCGACGGAAAGTCGATCGCTTCGGTGGGTGACGACGGCGTCTGCCGCATCCGGGATGTCGAGTCCGGAACGGAACAACATGCCCTGCTTCACAACGATCCGCTGTGGTGGGTTCAGTGGTCCGACGATAGCGCAAAAATCGCCTGCGGTTCGGCATTCGGAGGAATCAGCGTCTGGAATGCGGAAAACGGCAAGCGGCTGCAGGAGTTCAAGACGCTATCCGCGCCGATGCAGCCACCGCGAGTCCAGCGCGCGTCCGATGGTCCTTTCTGCTTTCTGAAGGACAGCAATCAAATTCTTTATCTGGCCGGAATGACCGGATTCGAACTGCTGGATGTCAGAACAGGGCAGATTTCGCCGGCGGGTCAGGCCGAGATGGATTGCGGCGAGCGGTTGTCCGCGGGCTGGTCTCCAGATTTCAGCGTGCTGGGAGTGTACGGCAGCTACGGGGAGTTTCATCTGCGCGCAGTCGGGCAAAACGTCACCAGCGCAATCCGCTTCTTTCACACTCCACACTGGCTGGCCGACAGCCGACGCCTGCTGGGCGGCGACAACGACGGTGCCTGGGTCTCCGGCTACGATTTCAGGCGAAATCGGCGGCTCGGGACTTTGTTGGCGGAACTGCCGGACAACGCCTGGGCCATGGTTTCACCGGAGGGGGACTTCGTCAGTTCCGACAACTTCGACGATCATGTTGCCGTCGTTGCACTGCTGCGGGACGGACGCCAGCTGACGCTCTCGCTGGACGAATTTCAGGGACAATTTGGCTGGACCTCGCGGCCGGAAAAGGTCCGGTTCCTGAAATGA
- a CDS encoding thioredoxin family protein: MVKTASTMLSLGTVAPDFSLTNVDGSTVRRSDFRGKPLLVIFMCNHCPFVIHLRPALAKFAAEYQAKGLGIVGISSNDIGTHPQDGPEEMKTEARTAGYQFPYLYDETQEAAQAYKAACTPDFFLFDADHTLVYRGQFDSSRPGNDIPVTGNDLKAACDAVLAGSDVTSEQKPSIGCNIKWKPGNEPEYFTGQPAG; encoded by the coding sequence ATGGTCAAGACAGCGTCCACCATGTTGTCGCTCGGGACAGTGGCACCGGACTTTTCTCTGACAAATGTCGATGGATCGACCGTTCGCCGCAGCGATTTCCGCGGCAAGCCTCTGCTGGTGATCTTCATGTGCAACCACTGCCCATTCGTCATTCACCTGCGTCCGGCACTGGCGAAGTTCGCTGCCGAATACCAGGCGAAGGGGCTGGGAATCGTGGGCATCAGTTCCAACGACATCGGCACGCATCCGCAGGACGGACCGGAAGAAATGAAAACGGAAGCTCGCACCGCCGGCTATCAGTTTCCATACCTGTACGACGAAACTCAGGAGGCCGCTCAGGCTTACAAGGCCGCCTGTACTCCCGATTTCTTCCTGTTCGACGCCGACCACACTTTGGTTTACCGGGGCCAGTTTGATTCCAGCCGGCCGGGGAATGACATTCCGGTCACGGGGAACGATCTGAAGGCCGCCTGCGACGCCGTTCTTGCCGGCAGCGATGTGACTTCGGAACAAAAACCGAGCATCGGCTGCAACATCAAATGGAAACCGGGGAACGAGCCCGAGTACTTCACCGGACAACCGGCAGGCTGA
- the tssK gene encoding type VI secretion system baseplate subunit TssK codes for MASKSVYWGEGLFLRPHHFQCVERSVLEKIRIAENWGDRHCYGLQRLEPDLDSLSNWRVSLASCHLRLPDGTHLRFPEDSHISAVEIPRQLFASADTRVKVYVGVAEYRNGFSNTDTDGSNPQCRYVLASESVEDENAPGNAEQIQFRRFNPRILIGDDAALGYDALPIMQLRLGATAEAPPEIDPDYIPPLIASEAWPWLSGFIRSVYDRLGATADRLARQMIDRGVAFESGHKEDLERILQLHAVNSSLGGFAHLPFVPGIHPYIVYSELCRIVGLQAIFRRERRFPEIPVYDHDDLTTCFTALRKLLNVEEAKDESYIKRPFAAQGLQMSVRLQTEWLEPSWAFYIGVECKLKTSEVTDLLSERSLGMKVGNTDEVDNIYKFGRRGVRLAPVADAPRAFPRANWHYYRVDRDEAWRSVEETLNLGIRFNERNVAQQINGENKIDVKNRHTGELVSLAFSLFAIKASGT; via the coding sequence ATGGCGTCCAAGTCCGTGTATTGGGGAGAAGGCCTGTTTCTTCGCCCGCATCATTTCCAGTGCGTCGAACGAAGCGTTCTGGAAAAGATCCGCATTGCCGAAAACTGGGGCGATCGGCATTGCTACGGTCTGCAGCGGCTGGAACCGGACCTGGACTCCCTTTCGAACTGGCGCGTCTCGCTGGCGTCCTGCCACCTGCGGCTTCCGGATGGAACCCATTTGCGGTTTCCCGAAGATTCGCACATTTCCGCCGTCGAAATCCCGCGCCAGTTGTTCGCGTCCGCAGATACGCGAGTGAAGGTGTACGTGGGTGTCGCGGAATACCGCAACGGGTTTTCCAATACCGACACCGACGGCAGCAATCCGCAATGCCGCTATGTGCTGGCTTCCGAAAGCGTTGAGGACGAAAACGCTCCGGGCAACGCGGAACAAATTCAGTTCCGACGTTTCAATCCCCGGATTCTGATCGGTGACGACGCGGCGCTGGGGTACGACGCTCTTCCCATCATGCAGCTTCGACTGGGAGCCACCGCGGAAGCTCCGCCGGAAATCGATCCGGACTACATTCCGCCGCTGATTGCTTCGGAAGCCTGGCCGTGGCTGAGCGGCTTCATTCGCTCCGTCTACGACCGTCTTGGGGCCACCGCCGATCGGCTGGCTCGACAGATGATCGATCGCGGCGTCGCTTTCGAAAGCGGCCACAAGGAAGATCTGGAACGCATTCTGCAGTTGCATGCGGTGAATTCATCACTCGGCGGGTTTGCTCATCTGCCGTTTGTACCCGGAATCCACCCGTACATCGTGTATTCCGAACTGTGTCGGATCGTCGGACTTCAGGCGATCTTTCGGCGCGAACGGCGGTTTCCGGAAATTCCCGTCTACGACCATGACGATCTGACGACCTGCTTCACAGCCCTTCGGAAACTGTTGAATGTTGAAGAGGCGAAGGACGAGTCGTACATCAAGCGTCCGTTTGCCGCTCAGGGTCTGCAGATGTCAGTGCGGCTGCAGACTGAGTGGCTGGAGCCGAGCTGGGCGTTCTACATCGGTGTGGAATGCAAGCTGAAGACCAGCGAAGTCACGGATCTGCTGTCGGAACGATCGCTGGGCATGAAGGTCGGTAATACGGACGAGGTTGACAACATTTACAAGTTCGGTCGCCGCGGTGTTCGGCTGGCTCCCGTCGCGGACGCGCCGCGCGCGTTTCCGCGAGCCAACTGGCACTACTATCGGGTGGATCGCGATGAGGCCTGGCGCAGCGTTGAGGAAACTCTGAACCTTGGCATTCGCTTCAACGAGCGCAATGTGGCTCAGCAGATCAACGGCGAAAACAAGATCGACGTGAAGAACCGTCACACCGGCGAACTGGTGTCGCTTGCGTTTTCGCTGTTCGCCATCAAAGCGTCCGGGACCTAG
- a CDS encoding DotU family type IV/VI secretion system protein, producing the protein MATSIIELAEPFFLKVLGIINQPTPGQNSNLQSLQKQLSADLQGIEQKVSSGSANVNNAEWQSLKKAMIYWADEVLTRHIEGWKDFVLEHEYYAERNRAWKFYVEGEQCIPTGSSEAAELFYLALVLGFVGDLEGAFKIELKTDLPGNRKDVAEARKHWAAQLQRRIRHENARDIQGEPLEGNVEPMSGRRGLDIAMTVFSVVALVFLILLGWMLKGGSS; encoded by the coding sequence ATGGCAACGTCCATCATCGAACTCGCGGAACCGTTCTTTCTGAAGGTTCTGGGAATTATCAATCAGCCGACGCCCGGACAGAACAGCAACCTGCAGTCGCTGCAGAAGCAGCTTTCCGCCGACCTGCAGGGCATCGAACAGAAGGTGAGTTCCGGGTCCGCCAACGTCAACAACGCGGAATGGCAGTCGCTGAAAAAGGCGATGATCTACTGGGCCGACGAAGTCCTGACGCGGCATATCGAAGGCTGGAAGGACTTCGTGCTGGAACACGAATACTACGCCGAACGCAACCGCGCCTGGAAATTCTATGTCGAAGGAGAACAGTGCATCCCCACAGGCAGCTCGGAGGCCGCGGAGCTGTTCTATCTGGCTCTGGTGCTGGGATTCGTCGGTGACCTGGAAGGCGCGTTCAAGATCGAACTGAAGACCGATCTTCCCGGGAATCGAAAAGACGTCGCGGAAGCTCGCAAACACTGGGCAGCTCAGTTGCAGCGGCGGATTCGCCACGAAAACGCCCGCGACATTCAGGGAGAACCTCTGGAAGGAAACGTCGAACCGATGAGCGGCCGACGCGGACTGGATATCGCGATGACGGTCTTCTCAGTCGTTGCTCTGGTTTTCCTGATTCTGCTCGGCTGGATGCTGAAAGGCGGCTCGTCGTAG
- a CDS encoding HTTM domain-containing protein, giving the protein MRELIGERMLALARWWRGLHAAWNRFWFSAADPAPLGIIRLWIGAILVYAHIVWGLRFDEFLGNNGWIDIETLRRMSANGYAITFWKFVPEAWQVPVHVASIAVLTCFWLGLFTRWTAWLTVLIVMSYTNRNPIAAFGLDQIFGILVLYLAIGPSGASWSLDSWRRRRAAGQADPSTGDSNCVAKIRGRPSVSANLAIRLIQLHLCLIYFYAGASKLQGVTWWTGEAIWNVIANREYQTFDLTWLAHHSQVIEVIAHVTILWELSFPALVWVRPLRPIVLAMGVLMHLGIGAFLGMWTFGLAMIAGYWAFAGNCAAAPPAADSADRTVSPR; this is encoded by the coding sequence GTGCGAGAACTGATCGGCGAAAGAATGCTGGCTCTCGCTCGCTGGTGGCGCGGGCTGCACGCTGCCTGGAACCGATTCTGGTTCTCCGCCGCGGATCCGGCTCCGCTGGGCATCATTCGGCTGTGGATCGGTGCGATTCTGGTCTACGCACACATCGTGTGGGGACTGCGGTTCGACGAATTCCTCGGCAATAACGGCTGGATCGACATCGAAACGCTGCGGCGAATGAGCGCCAACGGTTATGCAATTACGTTCTGGAAATTTGTGCCCGAAGCCTGGCAGGTTCCAGTTCATGTTGCGTCCATCGCCGTGCTGACCTGTTTCTGGCTGGGACTGTTCACTCGCTGGACGGCCTGGCTGACGGTGTTGATTGTGATGTCGTACACGAACCGAAATCCGATTGCAGCGTTCGGTCTGGATCAGATTTTTGGAATCCTGGTGCTGTATCTGGCGATCGGGCCATCGGGAGCCTCGTGGTCACTGGATTCGTGGCGCAGACGTCGTGCTGCAGGCCAGGCAGATCCGTCCACCGGCGATTCCAACTGTGTCGCAAAAATAAGAGGCAGGCCGTCGGTGTCGGCGAATCTGGCGATCAGACTGATTCAGTTGCATCTGTGCCTGATCTACTTTTATGCCGGTGCTTCCAAACTTCAGGGTGTGACCTGGTGGACCGGTGAGGCAATCTGGAACGTGATTGCGAACCGCGAGTACCAGACATTCGACCTGACCTGGCTGGCGCACCATTCTCAGGTCATTGAAGTGATTGCCCACGTCACCATCCTTTGGGAACTCAGTTTTCCGGCGCTGGTCTGGGTTCGTCCGCTGCGACCGATCGTTCTGGCGATGGGCGTCCTGATGCACCTTGGCATCGGTGCCTTCCTTGGCATGTGGACTTTCGGACTGGCGATGATTGCGGGCTACTGGGCATTTGCCGGCAACTGCGCCGCCGCGCCGCCAGCCGCAGATTCTGCCGATCGGACTGTTTCGCCGCGATGA
- a CDS encoding DUF2809 domain-containing protein produces the protein MSYEMRLSRLRLTYGGCMFVVIAAGLASRRYRDQLPAFVAEFAGDTLWALMVFLGVSLLMPNAPATRRGLAAIGFAFAIEFSQLYHAPWIDALRHTTFGGLVLGIGFLWTDLICYSAGVLAGVAADTAIRIRR, from the coding sequence ATGAGCTATGAGATGCGCTTATCGCGATTGCGTCTGACCTACGGCGGCTGCATGTTTGTGGTGATCGCGGCGGGACTTGCTTCGCGACGGTACCGTGATCAACTTCCCGCTTTTGTGGCGGAGTTTGCCGGCGACACGTTGTGGGCACTGATGGTGTTTCTGGGCGTCAGTCTTCTGATGCCGAACGCTCCCGCAACGCGTCGCGGACTGGCGGCGATCGGATTCGCGTTCGCGATTGAATTCAGTCAGCTCTATCACGCGCCGTGGATCGACGCACTGCGGCACACAACGTTCGGCGGCCTGGTGCTTGGCATCGGATTCCTCTGGACGGATTTGATCTGCTATTCGGCGGGAGTCCTTGCCGGCGTGGCGGCGGACACCGCGATCCGAATTCGCAGATGA
- a CDS encoding SUMF1/EgtB/PvdO family nonheme iron enzyme: MKRFVDECVTITPGTAPFPPLNSGDGTGAAQPFRIAKYETTQELYQAVTGANPSRWKGPRNSVETVSWLEATAFCRQLTALLHAADLISKDESVRLPTSAEWEYCCRAGTDTQYSFGDAAIDSGTSVIDQFAWHTGNAAGNDPAVGVLRPNAWDLYDVHGYLWEYTSDQWQPDAVSSDADAIPIRTMHGGSWRDHHLLLSSSSKLPVPEYASGDAIGFRCVIAKKPLEKETRRR; the protein is encoded by the coding sequence TTGAAGCGGTTTGTCGATGAGTGCGTCACGATTACTCCCGGCACGGCTCCGTTTCCGCCGTTGAATTCGGGTGACGGCACCGGCGCAGCACAGCCGTTTCGAATCGCGAAATATGAAACGACTCAGGAACTGTATCAGGCCGTGACCGGTGCGAATCCCAGTCGCTGGAAGGGACCTCGCAATTCGGTGGAGACCGTCAGTTGGCTGGAGGCCACCGCATTTTGCCGGCAACTGACTGCGCTGCTGCACGCCGCCGATCTGATTTCGAAGGACGAAAGCGTCCGACTGCCGACGTCAGCCGAATGGGAATACTGTTGCCGGGCAGGGACCGACACGCAGTATTCCTTCGGTGACGCTGCGATCGACAGCGGGACATCGGTGATCGATCAGTTTGCGTGGCATACCGGCAATGCCGCCGGCAACGATCCCGCCGTGGGAGTTCTGCGGCCGAACGCGTGGGATCTGTATGACGTTCATGGGTACCTCTGGGAATACACGTCGGATCAGTGGCAGCCAGATGCGGTTTCCTCGGATGCTGATGCAATTCCGATACGCACGATGCACGGCGGATCGTGGCGGGACCATCACCTGCTGCTGAGCTCGTCTTCAAAACTGCCGGTACCTGAATACGCATCCGGAGACGCGATCGGGTTTCGCTGTGTGATCGCCAAAAAGCCCCTTGAAAAGGAAACTCGCAGGCGCTAG